CGACGAGGCCGGCAAGGTACGCCGCTTCGTCAACCTCTACGTGAACGGCGAGGACATCCGGTTCCTCTCGAGCCTCGACACGCCGGTGAAGGACGGCGACGAGATCTCGATCGTACCCGCGATCGCCGGCGGCGCGGCGGCACGCACCCGGGACGAGTGACGGCGAGCG
The sequence above is drawn from the Deltaproteobacteria bacterium genome and encodes:
- a CDS encoding MoaD/ThiS family protein produces the protein MPIQVRIPTPLRKFTGGAESVTASGATVAAIVQDVDARHPGLKERICDEAGKVRRFVNLYVNGEDIRFLSSLDTPVKDGDEISIVPAIAGGAAARTRDE